CTCCATAATTTCAGTACATAGATTGCTGGATTTGATCGTACCTAAGTTTTGTTGGTTGCTTTTCCCATTCGCTGCGTCTTTATAGAGAAGGTAAGGAGTACCCGATTCGATCTGTGCTTCCAGAATGGTAAACCAAAGATCTTGGGCCTTCACCTTTGTTCTCGCGCGGCCTTCTTTTTCATATCTTTCATACAGTTCTTCAAATTCTTTTCCCCAAGTTTCACTGAGTCCGGGAGCTTCATTGGGACAAAACAAACTCCATTCCGCATCTGTTTCCACCCTCTTCATGAACAGATCGGAAATCCATAATGCATAAAATAAATCCCGAGCGCGCATTTCTTCTTTTCCATGGTTCTTTTTTAAATCCAGGAAAGGATAAATATCCGCGTGCCATGGCTCCAAATAAATTGCAAAAGCTCCCTTTCTTTTTCCTCCTCCCTGATCCACATACCTAGCAGTATCATTAAACACGCGTAACATGGGAATGATTCCATTACTAGTTCCGTTTGTACCACCGATATAGGATCCTGTAGCGCGGATATTGTGAATGGCAAGTCCTATCCCTCCCGCACTTTGGGAAATTTTTGCGGTTTGTTTCAATGTATCGTAGATCCCGTCGATGCTATCGTCCTTCATAGTCAAAAGAAAACAGCTGCTCATCTGAGGTTTGGGAGTTCCTGCGTTGAATAAAGTAGGAGTCGCATGAGTGAACCATCTTTCGCTCATTAGGTTATAGGTTTTGATTACGTTTTCCAGATCATGTTTATGAATGCCTACTGCAACTCTCATGTACATATGTTGGGGGCGTTCTACGATTTTGCCATCCAAACGAAGCAAATAGGATTTTTCCAAAGTTTTGAATCCGAAGTAATCGAATCCGAAATCCCGATCATAAATGATTGTGCTATCCAGAAGTTCCGCATTTTTTTCGATCACTTCCCAGACATCATCTGCGAGTAAGGGCATTCGTTTTCCCGTTTTCGGATCTATATAATGGAAAAGAGCATTCATCGTCTGATAAAATGATTTTTCCGTATTTTTATGAAGATTGCTCACTGCGATTCTACTGGCAAGAAGAGCGTAGTCCGGGTGTTTGGTGGTAAAAGAGGCTGCCGTCTCCGCAGCCAAATTGTCCAGCTCTGTTGTTGTGACTCCGTCATAGATTCCTTCGATGACTCGTTTTGCCACATCCACAGGGCTTACAAGAGGACTGAGTCCGTAGGATAATTTTTCAATACGAGCGGTCACTTTATCGAATTTAACACTTTCTTTTTTATTATTTCTTTTGATTACAAACATCTATTTCCCCTTTGTATATATTGCCAAAATGAATTCGAATGATCAGAAATCCTCATCCAAAGAGAATGCATTGGATTCTTTCGCGGTTAAAACTCCCGCCTTTTGATAATCCCCCACCCGTTTTTCGAAGAAATTCGTTTTCCCTTCCAGAGAGATCAACTCCATAAAATCAAATGGATTCGTAGCATAGAAAAGTTTTTCATACCCTAGCTCGATTAACCAACGATCGGCGACAAATTCTATGTATTGCTGCATGAGTTTGGCATTCATTCCGATCAGATCCACAGGAAGGGACTCGGTGATAAATTCCTTTTCGATGGCAACCGCATCACCGAAGATTTCATACACTCTTTCCGCGCTTGGTTTGTTTTGGATCATCTGGTAAAGTAGGCATGCGAATTGACAATGGAGGCCTTCGTCCCGGCTGATGAGTTCGTTACTGAAACTTAAACCGGGAAGTAGTCCCCGTTTTTTCATCCAAAAGATGGAACAGAAACTTCCGCTGAAAAAAATCCCTTCCACCGCAGCGAATGCAAGGAGTCGTTCCGCAAAATTGTCCGATTGAATCCAACGGAATGCCCAGTCCGCTTTCTTTCGAACGGCAGGTATTGTCTCCAAAGCATGAAGCAATCTTGTTTTTTCCTTTCCGTCCCGAATATAAGTATCAATTAACAAGGAGTAGGTTTCCGAATGAATATTCTCCATCATGATCTGGAATCCGTAAAAACAACGTGCTTCCGGAATCTGCACTTCGTTCATAAAATTCACCGCTAAGTTTTCATTTACGATTCCGTCACTTGCAGCGAAAAAAGCCAAAACATGGGATAAAAAATGACGTTCATTGGAATCCAGATTTTTCCAGTCTTCGAGATCGCCGCTCAAATCGATTTCTTCCGCAGTCCAAAAACATGCTTTTTGTTTTTTATACATTTCCCAAATACGGGGAAATTTGATCGGAAAAATGACAAATCTGTCTTTGTTTTCCCTCAGTAGTATTTCTTCTTCCTTCAACATTTAGAAACTCCAGGTAATTGTTTTGTATATTTTAATAGTATTATATTCTAAAATAGTAATATGTATGCATTCACGGCAAAGGCAGTCGTCGAATTGTGCAGAGATATAATCTTTTTCTTCAGTAGAAAGGGAAAATCCGGAACATTGGCAAAGTGCGATTGAGCCGACTTTGCATTCGAATTTTGCAAGGCATCTGGGGCAAAACTTGATTTCGTGTTTTGATGAGCCTTCTTCTTTGCGAGCAGCAGATTGAAATAATTTACGATGATGAGTCAGGTCTTCCAAGGCAATCTCCGGGTAATACTGTCCGGGGCCCTGAAAAGAAAATTTTCGGTACGAAAGCTCGGGAAACGGGCGATGCTTTCATGGGAAGATCCGACTTATTCAGACTAAAAAATCAGTCTGAAATCACGGTTGCGCCGTCAGCAGGGGATTTGCACCCCAATTCCTCCCGGAATGAATCCAAGTAAACCTAAAGAGACATATTATGTCAATGTACTTTATCCGGAACTATTTTCAAAATTTTGATTTTTTGAATCAAAAATCTTTTGCCGAAAGATATAAGCAAATGTAGGTAAATTCCCTTGGCCTGCAGGGATATTTTTCCGAACTTCATTGCAACAAACGAACGATACTCGGTAAGATTGTTTTTTTGTTGCGGACGACGATCTTCATATTTTTCCTGTTAGTTTGTCCGAAAAATAAAAATCATTATGAGTCAAATGAAAATTTTCTTTCTGTTCCTTCTATTAATTTCCCTCGTCAGTTGCAACATTCATTTTATACGCAAACCGAAACCCCAATCCATGCTAGCCCTTCCTGCAGACAAAGGTCTGAAAGTCGCGCTCATCGGATTTTATCCTTATCAGTATTCTTCTTACTCATCCGGTCGCAGAACCACCACCACTGCCGTGTTAGATTATAAAAACAGGATCCAAGCATCTTCAAAAATAGGAAAGCCTGCCGAGTTTTTTCCCACAAGCGGAATCGACACATCTGTTCCTCCGGAAAAAGTAAAGGAATTCGTGATGAACTACTTGAATGAGGTGAAAAGGTCGGGGTTCGATGAAATCACTAAGGTTGTGGAGATTCAAAAAGAAGGCGAAGAAAGCAAAATGTATCTCAAGAAAAGGGACGTGGATTATTATGTGGTGGGTGTTCACGGTCCCGCATTTCCCAAAGATTTCGATCCGCGATTTTTATTAACAGCTCATCTCTTTATGCTGACTCTGGGCACTTTTCCTTTCTGGCAAGTGCAGGAAGCCGATTCCAAATTTTATATCTATGATCACGGGTTGAATCTGATCAACACTCGCGTGTTTAGGAACAAATATGAAGTGATTGCAGGGTGGTGGGGAGAAAAGGAACAGGGAGCTTTTAACCGAAACCCGGAGGCAGGATTTATGCCGCGTTTGTACGAACCGGACGTGATTGATTTTTCGGCGGAATTTCCGACTTTGATTCAAAAGCCGTAAGCAAAGGTAGGAAGTTCTTTTTCTTTCCTCCCGGCGGTTTTGCTCGATCGGGAATCGGTTGGGAAGGATTTTCATATTTGCAACTTCGGAAAAAGCAAATTTTTTCCAAAAACCGTATCAAAAACATTTGAGTCTTATTAATTTTTATTGGAGGATGGCAAGGAAATTCTCCCTTTAGGAAAAGAGGCTCTATGTCCAACAAAGAATCTAAATCACTCTCGATATTAGATTATATCATCTTATTTTTCGCTGTAATCGGTTCCGGTGGAGTGATAACGTCTGTTATTCTTGCCGGCTGGGAATACGAATACAGTTTCCTTTTGGGGGGAATGGCGATACTCCTTGCCAGTTCCTATTTCGTTTACAAAACCATTGACAAGGTTTCTTCCGACAAGCAAAAGTCAGGCGCACTTTGGTTGTCCTATGTGATTGCCATGTTTATGTATACATTGGTCAATACATTTCAACCGTTGAAGGATTTGGAGGAAAATTCGATCTCCACTCGTTTTCAGTTCTTGCGAGGTTCCACTACAAAGTCTGAAAAAGAAGGCGATACGGGAAGGATCGAATACATCGCTTACCAACCACCAGCTAAGGCGCGTAAGGATATCAATATCATCGGTATTACTACCGAATCTTTGGAGAGATTGCAAGGTACTTGGCCTCTCCCTTGGAAATACTATGCAAATATCATTGAAACTTTCAAAGACACGAACAACATTCTGATGTTCGATATTTTCTTCGTCGACTATAAGCCGGGTCAGACGGAGGAGATGGCGGAAGCGCTTAAGAAAAACAGGAATGTACTCTTTGACTACCCTATGGAAACCAGTTCCGAGTCCAAGGAAGCGGTTCTCAATTTGGAAAAGAGAATCGACGTACTCAGAAAGTTCAAATTTAAGAATGTGATAGATGAAGGGGATTTTATCTCCTGGGTAAAATTTCCACAACCTCCGATCGAACCGATAGGGGAATTGTCGTCTGGTCTTGGTTTTGCGAACGTAAAAAAAGACGAATCGGGGCTCAACCGCAAAATGCCTCTCGTTGCAAAAGTCCGTAACTCAGGCAAGGATAGGGAAACGGAATACTTTCCTTCGATCGATTTACTGATCGTATGCCAATATTTGGGGATTGATGTAACGCGTGATGTGGAAGTCAATATGGGTAAGTACATCAAACTTTCCAATATTCCCAAAAAGATCATAAAAGAATTCAACCGCAAAACTCTTAAGATGGAAGAACATGATATCATGGCTTCTCCGAACGAAAACAGAGAGATAGTGATTCCTATCGACTATGAAGGTCAGATGGAAATCAATTTTGTGGGAGGTCGTTACTCTTTCAAACAAAATGAAATTTTCGAAGTCACAAACGATTGGGATTCCGATTTGCTCGCGTCCAACCAAATCGACAATCAGATCTTTTTGGTCGCAATGTACTATGCAACCGGTCGGGGAGCTTCTAAAGATACGCATCTTTCTCCCTTCGGAGATATGTCGGGGATTGAACACCACGCTCATGCCATCAATACAATCTTGAACCAGGATTTTATGGCCTCAGTTCCGAACTGGGCGATCTTTCTGATCTATATCGGCTTGGGTTTGATGATCGGATTCTTGCAACCTCGTGTGAAAACCCATTGGGGATTTGCCATTATGCTCACGCAGTTGCTTTTGTACGGTGTGATTGCTCTGTATATTTTTCAAGAATTCAACCTAATCACCGTTTTACCGTCTGTTACCATCGAGCAGATCGTAGTATTTATTGCGATCATCGGATTTAGAATTTTAACGGAAGAAGAAAACGTAAAATACATCCGTCAGACTTTCTCCAAATTCGTATCCAAAGATGTTGTGGATGAGTTATTGAAACACCCCGACAATCTAGCATTAGGTGGTTCGAAAAGGGAGATCACTATCTTTTTCTCGGATGTGAGGGGATTTACAACGATTTCGGAAGCTCTCGGTCCGGAAGATTTGGTGAAATTACTCAATGAATATTTATCAGCAATGACGGATCTTATCATTGAATACAAAGGCACGATTGATAAGTATATGGGGGATGCGATTATGGCTTTCTGGGGAGCTCCCGTTCCTTTGGAAGACCATGCATATTACGCTTGTGTTGCCGCTCTCGCTCAATTGGAGCATTTGAAAGTTCTCCAAAAAATTTGGGCGGAACGAAACGTACCTGTGATCGATATCGGAATCGGATTGAATTCAGGTCCAGCCGTAGTAGGAAATATGGGATCTTCCCACAGGATGGAATACACCTGTATGGGAGACACGATCAATTTAGGTTCTCGTTTGGAAGGTTCCAACAAGATGTACGGAACCAATGTGATCATTTCCGAATACACATACGAAAAGGTAAAAGACAGAGTAGTGGCTCGAGAGCTGGATTTGGTGCGGGTAAAGGGAAAAACCCAACCTGTTCGGATTTACGAATTGCTTGGAATCACAAACCCAGAAGATATGGAAAAAATGAAGCGACCACTTCAAAGGGCTGCCTCATGAAAAAAGAATGTCTTTATACCCTTATCTCGACCAGATCCAAACACCAGAAGATCTAAGAAAACTCAAGATTTCCGACCTCCCCGCAGTCTGCAAAGACTTGCGGGAATTTATCATCGACACCCTTGCGGGAGTCGGTGGTCATTTTGCAAGCAACCTGGGAGTGGTAGAACTTACAGTTGCCCTCCATTATGCGTTTCAGACCCCGAGAGACCGATTGATCTGGGATGTGGGACACCAAACTTACCCTCACAAAATTCTGACGGGTCGAAAAGACGAACTCCATACTGTTCGAAAATGGGGAGGACTTTCCGGATTCCCAAAACGGGAAGAATCGGTTTACGATTTGTACAACACCGGCCATGCAGGAACATCCGTGTCACAGGCATTAGGTGAAGCATGCGCTCGTGATTTGGTGGGAGAAACTTACAAAGTAGTATCCGTCATCGGAGACGCATCCATCGCAACGGGAATGGCATTGGAAGCGATGAACCATGGCGGTCATGTAAAGCCGGATATGCTCGTCATCCTGAACGACAATTATATGTCGATTTCCAAAAACGTAGGATCGATTTCCAATTATCTGAACAATATCATCACTTCTCAGATTTATAATAAATGGAAAACCGTGTTTTA
The nucleotide sequence above comes from Leptospira kobayashii. Encoded proteins:
- a CDS encoding adenylate/guanylate cyclase domain-containing protein, which codes for MSNKESKSLSILDYIILFFAVIGSGGVITSVILAGWEYEYSFLLGGMAILLASSYFVYKTIDKVSSDKQKSGALWLSYVIAMFMYTLVNTFQPLKDLEENSISTRFQFLRGSTTKSEKEGDTGRIEYIAYQPPAKARKDINIIGITTESLERLQGTWPLPWKYYANIIETFKDTNNILMFDIFFVDYKPGQTEEMAEALKKNRNVLFDYPMETSSESKEAVLNLEKRIDVLRKFKFKNVIDEGDFISWVKFPQPPIEPIGELSSGLGFANVKKDESGLNRKMPLVAKVRNSGKDRETEYFPSIDLLIVCQYLGIDVTRDVEVNMGKYIKLSNIPKKIIKEFNRKTLKMEEHDIMASPNENREIVIPIDYEGQMEINFVGGRYSFKQNEIFEVTNDWDSDLLASNQIDNQIFLVAMYYATGRGASKDTHLSPFGDMSGIEHHAHAINTILNQDFMASVPNWAIFLIYIGLGLMIGFLQPRVKTHWGFAIMLTQLLLYGVIALYIFQEFNLITVLPSVTIEQIVVFIAIIGFRILTEEENVKYIRQTFSKFVSKDVVDELLKHPDNLALGGSKREITIFFSDVRGFTTISEALGPEDLVKLLNEYLSAMTDLIIEYKGTIDKYMGDAIMAFWGAPVPLEDHAYYACVAALAQLEHLKVLQKIWAERNVPVIDIGIGLNSGPAVVGNMGSSHRMEYTCMGDTINLGSRLEGSNKMYGTNVIISEYTYEKVKDRVVARELDLVRVKGKTQPVRIYELLGITNPEDMEKMKRPLQRAAS
- a CDS encoding ribonucleoside-diphosphate reductase subunit alpha, which encodes MFVIKRNNKKESVKFDKVTARIEKLSYGLSPLVSPVDVAKRVIEGIYDGVTTTELDNLAAETAASFTTKHPDYALLASRIAVSNLHKNTEKSFYQTMNALFHYIDPKTGKRMPLLADDVWEVIEKNAELLDSTIIYDRDFGFDYFGFKTLEKSYLLRLDGKIVERPQHMYMRVAVGIHKHDLENVIKTYNLMSERWFTHATPTLFNAGTPKPQMSSCFLLTMKDDSIDGIYDTLKQTAKISQSAGGIGLAIHNIRATGSYIGGTNGTSNGIIPMLRVFNDTARYVDQGGGKRKGAFAIYLEPWHADIYPFLDLKKNHGKEEMRARDLFYALWISDLFMKRVETDAEWSLFCPNEAPGLSETWGKEFEELYERYEKEGRARTKVKAQDLWFTILEAQIESGTPYLLYKDAANGKSNQQNLGTIKSSNLCTEIMEYTSPEEVAVCNLASLALPKYVANGDFDHNKLYEITYQVTKNLNKIIDGNYYPIEEAKTSNLRHRPVGIGVQGLADVFILLRLPFESEEAKELNRDIFETIYFAAMTASKDLAMEEGAYETFAGSPLSEGKFQFDLWNVKPSERWDWESLRKEVIKHGARNSLLVAPMPTASTSQILGNNECFEPYTSNIYSRRVLSGEFIIVNKHLLKDLAELGLWSNEMKNKIVSANGSIQNIPEIPKEIQELYKTVWEIKQRSIIDMAADRGAFICQSQSLNLFVENATPSKLTSMHFYSWKKGLKTGMYYLRTKAAAQAIQFTVEAGKGEELLSKLIPVAKQSPKQANNIDDINPEFVGETCTMEEGCIVCGS
- a CDS encoding ribonucleotide-diphosphate reductase subunit beta, coding for MLKEEEILLRENKDRFVIFPIKFPRIWEMYKKQKACFWTAEEIDLSGDLEDWKNLDSNERHFLSHVLAFFAASDGIVNENLAVNFMNEVQIPEARCFYGFQIMMENIHSETYSLLIDTYIRDGKEKTRLLHALETIPAVRKKADWAFRWIQSDNFAERLLAFAAVEGIFFSGSFCSIFWMKKRGLLPGLSFSNELISRDEGLHCQFACLLYQMIQNKPSAERVYEIFGDAVAIEKEFITESLPVDLIGMNAKLMQQYIEFVADRWLIELGYEKLFYATNPFDFMELISLEGKTNFFEKRVGDYQKAGVLTAKESNAFSLDEDF
- a CDS encoding cysteine-rich CWC family protein gives rise to the protein MEDLTHHRKLFQSAARKEEGSSKHEIKFCPRCLAKFECKVGSIALCQCSGFSLSTEEKDYISAQFDDCLCRECIHITILEYNTIKIYKTITWSF
- a CDS encoding Lp29 family lipoprotein, which gives rise to MSQMKIFFLFLLLISLVSCNIHFIRKPKPQSMLALPADKGLKVALIGFYPYQYSSYSSGRRTTTTAVLDYKNRIQASSKIGKPAEFFPTSGIDTSVPPEKVKEFVMNYLNEVKRSGFDEITKVVEIQKEGEESKMYLKKRDVDYYVVGVHGPAFPKDFDPRFLLTAHLFMLTLGTFPFWQVQEADSKFYIYDHGLNLINTRVFRNKYEVIAGWWGEKEQGAFNRNPEAGFMPRLYEPDVIDFSAEFPTLIQKP